The Oreochromis niloticus isolate F11D_XX linkage group LG2, O_niloticus_UMD_NMBU, whole genome shotgun sequence genome includes a region encoding these proteins:
- the tmem144b gene encoding transmembrane protein 144b isoform X2, which produces MLRAKFLLLLLFVAALLIASCHIAEGAEDGCKNDGAGELESFNITCNSSRAISHFAYGITANMAAVFLYGSNFVPIKRVETGDGMFFQWVTCAAIWVVSMFGDLMLQSPKFCPFAMLGGNVGVVPFVKAIGLGLGILISGSSHLLIGWASSRFGWFGIAAQNVSRPILNYCGAGLCLLSGLIFFFVKADVKLLHSSETIPLLIDRRTNSGSYGQNSSESWIDTIGPKSKRFIGFLLAVVAGLMYASSIIPVLYIKSHSVHHDSMFYEASVYDLDYVHAHCCGIFIASTVYFAIYCAAMNTKPKLYSRAVLPGLLSGLMWAIGTYCWFLANNYLNSVITFPIVTAGYGLVAALWGCLVFKEIKGLANCLIFSLASCVVLTGSVLTAISNL; this is translated from the exons ATGCTCCGAGCAAAATTCTTACTTTTGCTTTTATTCGTTGCTGCGTTATTGATTGCGAGCTGTCATATCGCTGAAG GTGCAGAAGATGGCTGCAAAAATGATGGAGCTGGTGAACTGGAATCATTTAATATTACTTGTAACTCATCTAGGGCTATCTCACATTTTGCCTATGGAATTACTGCAAATATGGCTGCTGTATTTTTGTATGGAAGCAACTTCGTTCCCATCAAAAGAGTAGAGACTGGCGATG GTATGTTTTTTCAGTGGGTTACCTGTGCAGCAATATGGGTTGTATCTATGTTTGGAGACTTGATGCTTCAGTCACCCAAGTTCTGCCCATTTGCAATGCTTGGAG GAAATGTAGGAGTTGTTCCATTTGTTAAAGCCATTGGCCTTGGTCTTGGCATCTTAATTTCAGGATCCTCTCATTTGTTGATAGGCTGGGCCAGTTCAAG ATTTGGCTGGTTTGGGATTGCTGCACAGAACGTTTCGCGTCCAATATTAAATTATTGTGGAGCTGGGTTGTGTCTGCTAAG TGGGCTGATCTTTTTCTTTGTGAAAGCGGATGTAAAGCTACTTCACAGTTCAGAAACAATTCCATTACTGATTGACAGA AGAACAAATTCAGGCAGTTATGGACAAAATTCCTCTGAATCCTGGATAGACACCATTGGACCAAAGAGCAAACGATTCAT tggttttctccttgctgTTGTGGCAGGCCTCATGTACGCTTCCTCAATCATACCAGTCCTGTACATTAAGAGCCATTCGGTGCACCATGACAGCATGTTCTATGAAGCCAGTGTCTACG ATCTCGACTATGTTCATGCACACTGCTGTGGTATTTTCATTGCAAGCACTGTGTACTTTGCCATCTACTGCGCTGCCATGAATACAAAGCCGAAGCTTTACTCCAGAGCTGTACTTCCAG GTCTGTTGTCTGGACTGATGTGGGCAATTGGGACATACTGCTGGTTCCTGGCCAATAACTACCTGAATTCTGTCATTACATTTCCAATTGTCACAGCG GGCTATGGTCTGGTTGCTGCTCTGTGGGGATGCCTGGTGTTTAAAGAGATTAAG GGCTTGGCCAACTGCCTGATCTTCTCATTGGCCTCATGTGTTGTGCTGACTGGATCTGTGCTGACTGCCATATCAAATCTCTAA
- the tmem144b gene encoding transmembrane protein 144b isoform X1, which produces MLRAKFLLLLLFVAALLIASCHIAEGAEDGCKNDGAGELESFNITCNSSRAISHFAYGITANMAAVFLYGSNFVPIKRVETGDGMFFQWVTCAAIWVVSMFGDLMLQSPKFCPFAMLGGVLWATGNVGVVPFVKAIGLGLGILISGSSHLLIGWASSRFGWFGIAAQNVSRPILNYCGAGLCLLSGLIFFFVKADVKLLHSSETIPLLIDRRTNSGSYGQNSSESWIDTIGPKSKRFIGFLLAVVAGLMYASSIIPVLYIKSHSVHHDSMFYEASVYDLDYVHAHCCGIFIASTVYFAIYCAAMNTKPKLYSRAVLPGLLSGLMWAIGTYCWFLANNYLNSVITFPIVTAGYGLVAALWGCLVFKEIKGLANCLIFSLASCVVLTGSVLTAISNL; this is translated from the exons ATGCTCCGAGCAAAATTCTTACTTTTGCTTTTATTCGTTGCTGCGTTATTGATTGCGAGCTGTCATATCGCTGAAG GTGCAGAAGATGGCTGCAAAAATGATGGAGCTGGTGAACTGGAATCATTTAATATTACTTGTAACTCATCTAGGGCTATCTCACATTTTGCCTATGGAATTACTGCAAATATGGCTGCTGTATTTTTGTATGGAAGCAACTTCGTTCCCATCAAAAGAGTAGAGACTGGCGATG GTATGTTTTTTCAGTGGGTTACCTGTGCAGCAATATGGGTTGTATCTATGTTTGGAGACTTGATGCTTCAGTCACCCAAGTTCTGCCCATTTGCAATGCTTGGAGGTGTGCTTTGGGCCACAG GAAATGTAGGAGTTGTTCCATTTGTTAAAGCCATTGGCCTTGGTCTTGGCATCTTAATTTCAGGATCCTCTCATTTGTTGATAGGCTGGGCCAGTTCAAG ATTTGGCTGGTTTGGGATTGCTGCACAGAACGTTTCGCGTCCAATATTAAATTATTGTGGAGCTGGGTTGTGTCTGCTAAG TGGGCTGATCTTTTTCTTTGTGAAAGCGGATGTAAAGCTACTTCACAGTTCAGAAACAATTCCATTACTGATTGACAGA AGAACAAATTCAGGCAGTTATGGACAAAATTCCTCTGAATCCTGGATAGACACCATTGGACCAAAGAGCAAACGATTCAT tggttttctccttgctgTTGTGGCAGGCCTCATGTACGCTTCCTCAATCATACCAGTCCTGTACATTAAGAGCCATTCGGTGCACCATGACAGCATGTTCTATGAAGCCAGTGTCTACG ATCTCGACTATGTTCATGCACACTGCTGTGGTATTTTCATTGCAAGCACTGTGTACTTTGCCATCTACTGCGCTGCCATGAATACAAAGCCGAAGCTTTACTCCAGAGCTGTACTTCCAG GTCTGTTGTCTGGACTGATGTGGGCAATTGGGACATACTGCTGGTTCCTGGCCAATAACTACCTGAATTCTGTCATTACATTTCCAATTGTCACAGCG GGCTATGGTCTGGTTGCTGCTCTGTGGGGATGCCTGGTGTTTAAAGAGATTAAG GGCTTGGCCAACTGCCTGATCTTCTCATTGGCCTCATGTGTTGTGCTGACTGGATCTGTGCTGACTGCCATATCAAATCTCTAA